The following are encoded in a window of Saccharothrix longispora genomic DNA:
- a CDS encoding SMI1/KNR4 family protein — MSGDRDFPPALHALAGLDLDPEEYDYEPYPEFTPAGETTDWLRSWTGNDELDGAPYRVFAQDGTGGLAALWLTRPGAPLDGQPVVFFGSEGAVGVVARDLGDFLWLMADGVGPMEAVEFGATGSEPNAELRAVAEEFAPGRERTAADVLAAARAEFPDFAEEFLASCRH; from the coding sequence ATGTCCGGTGATCGCGACTTCCCGCCCGCGCTGCACGCCCTCGCGGGCCTCGACCTCGACCCCGAGGAGTACGACTACGAGCCCTACCCGGAGTTCACCCCCGCCGGGGAGACGACCGACTGGCTCCGTTCCTGGACGGGGAACGACGAGCTGGACGGCGCGCCGTACCGGGTGTTCGCGCAGGACGGCACGGGTGGTCTCGCGGCGCTGTGGCTGACCCGCCCGGGTGCGCCGCTCGACGGGCAGCCCGTGGTGTTCTTCGGTTCCGAGGGTGCGGTGGGTGTGGTGGCCCGCGACCTGGGCGACTTCCTGTGGCTGATGGCCGACGGCGTGGGACCGATGGAGGCCGTCGAGTTCGGCGCCACCGGGTCCGAGCCGAACGCGGAGCTGCGCGCCGTGGCCGAGGAGTTCGCGCCGGGCCGCGAGCGCACGGCCGCGGACGTGCTCGCGGCCGCGCGCGCGGAGTTCCCCGACTTCGCGGAGGAGTTCCTCGCCTCCTGCCGCCACTGA
- a CDS encoding ankyrin repeat domain-containing protein, with amino-acid sequence MGWTDATWHVWNDLGKVLPQLEAGADPNAGPGHRPLHMAARRGSPEVVAELASRVDDVDAPHEGRTALWLAVYEGHADNARALLAAGADPWRPMMAGWSPGRLGLAGPLAPLFADGPHRLSPGEAALATEAVRLKAALDDPGRFDDGTGLAAVAGIDAAEVARRLDATPYEGDDPAGTWPGDVVGVTDVPGGAVLTQPWGYAPQTPGVTKALSTGTVCYGVYANPKSGDQGSIARDGGIVGWDLHPGGEPSETDPADQVLLSYLYRYDAMAYACGYAGVRPTDARPVTGPPDVWLRLPAKDYWT; translated from the coding sequence GTGGGCTGGACCGACGCGACGTGGCACGTGTGGAACGACCTCGGCAAGGTGCTGCCGCAACTGGAGGCGGGCGCCGACCCGAACGCGGGACCGGGGCACCGGCCGCTGCACATGGCCGCCCGGCGGGGTTCGCCCGAGGTGGTCGCCGAACTGGCGTCCCGGGTGGACGACGTGGACGCCCCGCACGAGGGCCGCACCGCGCTGTGGCTCGCGGTGTACGAGGGCCACGCCGACAACGCCCGCGCGCTGTTGGCGGCGGGTGCCGACCCGTGGCGGCCGATGATGGCCGGGTGGTCCCCCGGCCGGCTCGGGCTGGCCGGGCCGCTCGCCCCGCTGTTCGCGGACGGCCCGCACCGGCTGTCGCCCGGGGAAGCCGCCCTGGCGACCGAGGCCGTGCGCCTCAAGGCCGCCCTCGACGACCCGGGGCGCTTCGACGACGGCACCGGGCTGGCTGCCGTGGCGGGCATCGACGCGGCCGAGGTGGCCCGGCGGCTGGACGCGACCCCGTACGAGGGCGACGACCCGGCCGGGACGTGGCCGGGTGACGTCGTCGGCGTCACGGACGTGCCCGGCGGGGCCGTGCTCACCCAGCCCTGGGGCTACGCGCCGCAGACGCCGGGCGTGACGAAGGCGCTGTCCACCGGGACGGTCTGCTACGGCGTGTACGCCAACCCCAAGAGCGGCGACCAGGGCAGCATCGCGCGCGACGGCGGGATCGTGGGCTGGGACCTGCACCCCGGCGGCGAGCCGTCCGAGACGGACCCGGCCGACCAGGTGCTGCTGTCCTACCTGTACCGGTACGACGCGATGGCCTACGCGTGCGGCTACGCGGGCGTCCGGCCGACCGACGCGCGGCCCGTCACCGGCCCGCCGGACGTGTGGCTGCGCCTGCCCGCCAAGGACTACTGGACCTGA
- a CDS encoding M20/M25/M40 family metallo-hydrolase — protein MSGVRDFLGDHRDRFVDELVEWCRIPSVAGAPEHADDVRRSARWLADALRSVGFPEVELWPADAVFARWCAAPGAPTVLVYSHHDVRPPGDAPWETSPFEPVVRDGAVHARGASDAKGQVLSHLWGLRAHLRDREAPAVNLVVLVEGEEEVGSAHLSDLLEDPRLAADLVVFTDTLLLHADHPAVCTSVLGTTLAHLEIRGPARDVHSGAVSGTSPNPVHELCRVLALLHDDKGRVALPGFYDRVREPSDATRAAYADLPFDEDDWVERTGTRAITGEPGYSAPEALWTRPTLEVLTLRAGDVDGPPRATIPSVASADMSIRTVDDQTTGEIGALLERWLADTVAEPYEHEVTLSADTAQEAYRTPDDLPALRVLVDAVGEAFGRPVGIMGNAGGGPANQIAERLDAPLVFFGTGLPEDHWHAADERARVDVLLAGAAALAHFWGGLADG, from the coding sequence ATGAGCGGGGTCCGCGACTTCCTGGGGGACCACCGCGACCGGTTCGTGGACGAGCTGGTCGAGTGGTGCCGCATCCCCTCCGTCGCGGGGGCGCCCGAGCACGCCGACGACGTGCGCCGCTCCGCCCGGTGGCTGGCCGACGCACTGCGGTCGGTCGGCTTCCCCGAGGTCGAGCTGTGGCCGGCGGACGCGGTGTTCGCCCGCTGGTGCGCCGCGCCCGGAGCGCCGACCGTGCTGGTCTACAGCCACCACGACGTGCGCCCGCCCGGCGACGCGCCCTGGGAGACGTCGCCGTTCGAGCCCGTCGTGCGCGACGGCGCCGTGCACGCCCGGGGCGCGTCCGACGCGAAGGGCCAGGTGCTGAGCCACCTGTGGGGCCTGCGGGCCCACCTGCGCGACCGGGAGGCGCCCGCGGTGAACCTCGTCGTCCTCGTGGAGGGCGAGGAGGAGGTCGGCTCCGCGCACCTGTCCGACCTGCTGGAGGACCCGCGCCTGGCCGCCGACCTCGTCGTGTTCACCGACACCCTGCTGCTGCACGCCGATCACCCGGCCGTGTGCACCAGCGTGCTCGGGACGACGTTGGCGCACCTGGAGATCCGCGGCCCGGCGCGCGACGTGCACAGCGGCGCGGTCTCCGGCACCTCGCCCAACCCCGTGCACGAGCTGTGCCGGGTGCTCGCGCTCCTGCACGACGACAAGGGCCGGGTGGCGCTGCCCGGCTTCTACGACCGGGTGCGCGAACCGTCCGACGCGACCAGGGCCGCCTACGCCGACCTGCCGTTCGACGAGGACGACTGGGTGGAGCGCACCGGGACCCGCGCCATCACCGGCGAACCCGGTTACAGCGCGCCGGAGGCCCTGTGGACGCGGCCGACCCTGGAGGTGCTGACGCTGCGCGCCGGCGACGTGGACGGGCCGCCGCGCGCCACCATCCCGAGCGTCGCGAGCGCGGACATGAGCATCCGCACGGTCGACGACCAGACCACCGGTGAGATCGGCGCGCTGCTGGAGCGGTGGCTCGCGGACACCGTGGCCGAGCCGTACGAGCACGAGGTGACGCTGAGCGCGGACACCGCGCAGGAGGCGTACCGCACCCCCGACGACCTGCCCGCCCTGCGCGTGCTCGTGGACGCCGTCGGCGAGGCGTTCGGCCGGCCCGTCGGGATCATGGGCAACGCGGGCGGCGGACCCGCGAACCAGATCGCCGAGCGGCTGGACGCGCCCCTGGTGTTCTTCGGCACCGGGCTGCCCGAGGACCACTGGCACGCCGCCGACGAGCGCGCCCGGGTCGACGTGCTGCTCGCCGGCGCCGCCGCGCTGGCGCACTTCTGGGGAGGACTGGCCGATGGGTGA
- a CDS encoding NAD(P)/FAD-dependent oxidoreductase — translation MGGVVVVGAGLAGLNAARVLARAGVASVVLDAGDEVGGRVRTDVVDGVRFDRGFQILLPAYPELADVDLDALDLRHFRPGAFVHRGGRRDLLADPRDGLHAIRGALGQRVLGVRDLVALAGISLRDLVGPVRAITSAPDRTTREELGRWLSDDAVDTVLRPFLAGVFLERELTTSSRFFHLVWRSFARGGAALPALGMAELPRLLARGLDVRLGARVVAVRSDGVELAGGERVAADHVVIATDGSAADRLWPGLGAPAWHGVTTWYFRPPAPPLRDPTLVVDGDGGGPVVNTAVLSEVSRAYSPDAPLVQASVLDEATEAEVRSHLGVLYGTPVTGWETLARYDVPHALPVANAPHPLRGAVRLAPRRYVCGDHRDTPSIQGALVSGRRAARAVLADLGVRQVRGDQVRGDQVQ, via the coding sequence GTGGGCGGAGTGGTGGTCGTCGGGGCGGGGTTGGCTGGGCTGAACGCGGCCCGGGTGCTGGCCCGCGCCGGCGTCGCGTCGGTGGTGCTCGACGCGGGCGACGAGGTCGGCGGCCGGGTGCGCACCGACGTGGTGGACGGCGTGCGGTTCGACCGCGGCTTCCAGATCCTGCTGCCCGCCTACCCGGAACTGGCCGACGTCGACCTGGACGCGTTGGACCTGCGGCACTTCCGGCCCGGCGCGTTCGTCCACCGCGGCGGCCGGCGCGACCTGCTGGCCGACCCGCGCGACGGGCTGCACGCGATCCGCGGCGCGCTGGGGCAGCGCGTGCTCGGCGTCCGCGACCTCGTCGCGCTGGCCGGGATCTCGTTGCGGGACCTGGTCGGCCCGGTCCGCGCCATCACGTCCGCGCCCGACCGGACCACGCGCGAGGAGCTGGGCCGGTGGCTGTCCGACGACGCCGTGGACACCGTGCTGCGGCCGTTCCTGGCGGGGGTGTTCCTCGAACGCGAGCTGACCACGTCCTCGCGGTTCTTCCACCTGGTGTGGCGCAGCTTCGCGCGCGGCGGGGCGGCGTTGCCCGCGCTCGGCATGGCCGAGCTGCCCCGGCTGCTGGCGCGCGGGCTCGACGTGCGGCTCGGCGCGCGGGTGGTCGCGGTGCGGTCGGACGGCGTGGAGCTGGCCGGCGGCGAACGGGTCGCGGCCGACCACGTCGTGATCGCCACCGACGGCTCCGCCGCCGACCGGCTGTGGCCCGGCCTGGGCGCGCCGGCGTGGCACGGCGTCACCACGTGGTACTTCCGGCCGCCCGCCCCGCCGCTGCGCGACCCCACGCTGGTGGTGGACGGCGACGGCGGCGGCCCGGTCGTGAACACCGCCGTGCTGTCCGAGGTCTCGCGCGCCTACTCGCCGGACGCGCCGCTCGTGCAGGCGTCCGTCCTCGACGAGGCGACCGAGGCGGAGGTCCGGTCGCACCTGGGCGTGCTCTACGGCACGCCCGTCACGGGGTGGGAGACGCTCGCGCGGTACGACGTCCCGCACGCGCTGCCCGTCGCGAACGCACCCCACCCGCTGCGCGGGGCGGTCCGCCTGGCGCCCCGCCGGTACGTGTGCGGCGACCACCGCGACACCCCGTCCATCCAGGGCGCGCTGGTGTCCGGTCGCCGTGCGGCCCGCGCCGTGCTGGCGGACCTGGGGGTCCGCCAGGTCCGAGGGGATCAGGTCCGGGGGGATCAGGTCCAGTAG
- a CDS encoding xanthine dehydrogenase family protein molybdopterin-binding subunit, translated as MIDRRAFLGGVLVVSAPVVLPGLTAGPAAAGPAEGPAELAPNVFARLDSGGRITATVPKPDSGQGVRTLVALLVAEELAVGPDDVRVEQAPGDTARYGSQSVGNSFSARSLHQPMRTAAATARCLLVAAAAARWGVPVGECSARDGAVHHGRRRLRYAELVRDAAALDPATVPVALTPQAEWRLLGRTRAGRVDARDVVTGKARYGIDTRPRGALVAVVLRPPWIGALVDTVDDTAARALPGVVAVTALDPATSGQGGVAVVARTTPEALKGRDALRVTWRGGTPTADSRVWLDALEAALPPVPAAPGPVAFEATYRLPLLAHAPMEPMNATAHVTATGIDVWAPTQDPGGLRTQLARQFGLDAAAVRVGTALTGGAFGRRIEPDPVLEAIACSRVAGAPVSVLWTREDDLRHDSYRPMSVHRLAAAVDAGGVPTWRSHGVSTWGLTVLPFFTPDVIKRSGDQFPYAVPGQVDVVAGPAPLRTGFWRSVYAGHFQYAEEVFLDALGRRAGLDPVELRRRLLPADSRLRRALDAAVARAGPVPAGLTRGVACHDDYGSVIAVVADAEGDRVRRVTAAVDVGPVLHPSGVRAQVEGGVVDAVSTVFGAQVTVRDGRVVQTSFRDYAWARIDRAPDVDVVLVPSDAPVGGLGELAFPPAAAAVAIASGREVTGMPVTAPVG; from the coding sequence GTGATCGACCGCAGGGCGTTCCTGGGCGGTGTGCTGGTGGTGTCGGCGCCGGTGGTGCTGCCCGGTCTGACGGCGGGTCCGGCGGCGGCGGGTCCGGCGGAGGGTCCGGCGGAGTTGGCGCCGAACGTCTTCGCGCGGCTGGACAGCGGGGGCCGGATCACCGCCACCGTGCCGAAACCGGACTCCGGGCAGGGCGTGCGCACGCTGGTCGCGCTGCTGGTCGCCGAGGAGCTGGCCGTCGGCCCCGACGACGTCCGGGTCGAGCAGGCCCCGGGCGACACGGCCCGCTACGGCTCGCAGTCCGTCGGCAACTCGTTCTCCGCCCGCTCGCTGCACCAACCGATGCGCACCGCCGCCGCGACCGCCCGGTGCCTGCTGGTGGCGGCCGCCGCGGCGCGGTGGGGCGTGCCGGTCGGGGAGTGCTCGGCGCGCGACGGCGCGGTGCACCACGGACGTCGACGGCTGCGGTACGCGGAGCTCGTGCGGGACGCGGCGGCGCTCGACCCGGCCACCGTACCGGTCGCGCTGACACCGCAGGCCGAGTGGCGCCTGCTGGGCAGGACCCGCGCCGGGCGCGTGGACGCCCGGGACGTCGTCACCGGCAAGGCCCGCTACGGCATCGACACCCGGCCGCGCGGCGCGCTGGTCGCCGTCGTGCTGCGACCGCCGTGGATCGGCGCGCTGGTCGACACCGTGGACGACACCGCCGCCCGCGCCCTGCCCGGCGTGGTCGCGGTGACCGCGCTCGACCCCGCGACCTCCGGCCAGGGCGGCGTGGCGGTCGTCGCGCGGACGACGCCGGAGGCGCTCAAGGGCCGCGACGCGCTGCGCGTGACGTGGCGCGGCGGCACGCCGACCGCCGACAGCCGGGTCTGGCTCGACGCACTGGAGGCCGCGCTGCCGCCGGTGCCCGCCGCCCCCGGCCCCGTGGCGTTCGAGGCGACCTACCGGCTGCCGCTGCTCGCCCACGCGCCCATGGAACCGATGAACGCCACCGCGCACGTGACCGCAACGGGTATCGACGTGTGGGCGCCCACCCAGGACCCCGGCGGCCTGCGCACCCAGCTGGCACGCCAGTTCGGCCTGGACGCGGCGGCCGTGCGGGTCGGGACGGCGCTGACCGGCGGCGCGTTCGGCCGGCGCATCGAGCCGGACCCCGTGCTGGAGGCCATCGCCTGCTCACGGGTCGCGGGCGCGCCGGTGAGCGTGCTGTGGACCCGCGAGGACGACCTGCGGCACGACTCGTACCGGCCCATGTCGGTGCACCGGCTGGCCGCCGCGGTCGACGCCGGGGGCGTGCCGACGTGGCGCTCCCACGGCGTGTCCACCTGGGGCCTGACCGTGCTGCCGTTCTTCACCCCGGACGTCATCAAGCGCAGCGGCGACCAGTTCCCGTACGCCGTGCCGGGGCAGGTGGACGTGGTCGCGGGACCCGCGCCGCTGCGCACCGGGTTCTGGCGGTCCGTCTACGCCGGGCACTTCCAGTACGCGGAAGAGGTGTTCCTCGACGCCCTCGGGCGGCGGGCCGGCCTCGACCCGGTGGAGCTGCGCCGCCGCCTGCTGCCCGCAGACTCGCGGTTGCGGCGGGCGCTGGACGCGGCGGTGGCGCGGGCGGGCCCGGTGCCGGCGGGCCTGACCCGCGGGGTGGCGTGCCACGACGACTACGGCTCGGTGATCGCGGTGGTCGCGGACGCCGAGGGCGACCGGGTGCGCCGGGTGACGGCCGCGGTCGACGTCGGGCCGGTGCTGCACCCGTCCGGTGTGCGGGCGCAGGTCGAGGGCGGCGTGGTGGACGCCGTGTCCACGGTGTTCGGCGCGCAGGTCACCGTGCGGGACGGCCGGGTCGTGCAGACCTCGTTCCGGGACTACGCGTGGGCGCGCATCGACCGCGCGCCCGACGTGGACGTGGTGCTCGTGCCGTCGGACGCGCCGGTCGGCGGCCTGGGCGAACTGGCGTTCCCGCCCGCCGCGGCGGCCGTGGCCATCGCGTCCGGCCGGGAGGTGACCGGGATGCCGGTGACCGCGCCGGTCGGCTGA
- a CDS encoding alpha/beta hydrolase produces the protein MSTTYVFVPGSNSNSFSYAPLLRELALLGRRALAVDLPGHGYAATVPLAYHARDAAALATAPTGLAGASHEDAVAHVVDVVRRAAEHGPVVPAGHSRGGFTVTSVANRVPELLSRVVYVSAWCCVDLSPAGYTAQPEYASSALHDTAGVLAADPVALGALRMNWRTTDPALLAALTTALDAGGTESEVLISLGLLEPDEGLDVGADRVEAATWGRVPHMYVRLARDRSLPPELQDRFIREADALTPDNPFDVRTLDSSHVGFLVRPEEAARLFAALD, from the coding sequence GTGAGCACCACGTACGTCTTCGTCCCCGGCTCCAACAGCAACTCGTTCTCCTACGCGCCGCTGCTGCGCGAACTCGCCCTGCTGGGCCGGCGGGCGCTCGCCGTGGACCTGCCGGGGCACGGGTACGCGGCCACCGTGCCGCTCGCCTACCACGCGCGGGACGCGGCGGCGCTGGCCACCGCGCCGACGGGCCTCGCCGGAGCCTCCCACGAGGACGCCGTGGCGCACGTGGTCGACGTGGTGCGGCGGGCCGCCGAGCACGGGCCGGTGGTGCCGGCCGGCCACAGCCGGGGCGGGTTCACCGTGACGTCGGTCGCGAACCGCGTGCCGGAGCTGCTGTCGCGGGTCGTGTACGTGTCGGCCTGGTGCTGCGTGGACCTCTCCCCGGCCGGCTACACGGCGCAGCCCGAGTACGCGTCGAGCGCGCTGCACGACACGGCGGGTGTGCTGGCGGCCGACCCGGTGGCGCTGGGCGCGCTGCGGATGAACTGGCGCACGACGGACCCGGCGCTGCTGGCCGCGCTCACGACCGCGCTGGACGCCGGCGGCACGGAGTCGGAGGTGCTGATCAGCCTCGGCCTGCTCGAACCGGACGAGGGCCTCGACGTGGGCGCCGACCGGGTCGAGGCGGCGACCTGGGGCCGGGTGCCGCACATGTACGTGCGCCTGGCGCGCGACCGCTCGCTGCCGCCGGAGTTGCAGGACCGGTTCATCCGGGAGGCCGACGCGCTCACCCCGGACAACCCGTTCGACGTGCGCACTCTCGACAGCAGCCACGTGGGCTTCCTGGTCCGCCCGGAGGAGGCCGCGCGGTTGTTCGCCGCCTTGGACTAG
- a CDS encoding (2Fe-2S)-binding protein, with the protein MGRYRLHVNGERREVDVPGDTPLLWALREQLGVLGPKYGCGVGACGACTSLVDGEAARPCVTPVSEVRGRRVTTIEGLSEDGDHPVQRAWLELDVAQCGYCQPGQIMSTVALLSRDPDPDDAAIDEALRDNVCRCGTYSRVRAAVKRAAELKRGAR; encoded by the coding sequence GTGGGCCGGTACCGGTTGCACGTCAACGGCGAGCGGCGCGAGGTGGACGTCCCGGGCGACACGCCGTTGTTGTGGGCGTTACGGGAGCAACTGGGCGTGCTGGGGCCGAAGTACGGGTGCGGTGTCGGCGCGTGCGGGGCGTGCACGTCCCTGGTCGACGGCGAGGCGGCGCGGCCGTGCGTGACGCCGGTTTCCGAGGTGCGGGGCCGGCGGGTCACCACGATCGAGGGCCTGTCCGAGGACGGCGACCACCCGGTGCAGCGGGCGTGGCTGGAACTGGACGTGGCGCAGTGCGGGTACTGCCAGCCGGGGCAGATCATGTCGACCGTGGCGCTGCTGTCGCGTGATCCCGACCCGGACGACGCGGCGATCGACGAGGCGTTGCGGGACAACGTGTGCCGGTGCGGGACGTACTCGCGGGTGCGGGCGGCCGTGAAGCGGGCGGCGGAGCTGAAGCGGGGTGCGCGGTGA
- a CDS encoding DUF2243 domain-containing protein, with product MTRVDRASLVLGLGIGGFIDGIVVHQLLGWHHMLSGWYPDDLHVNMIGDGLFHLLCLLLVLTGVVLLNRSGPRPARVLWGGVLAGWGVFNIVEGVIDHLVLGVHHVRHGPHETAYDLGFLVLGAALVAAGTAIGKVRPASGARR from the coding sequence ATGACGAGGGTGGACCGGGCGTCGCTCGTGCTGGGACTGGGCATCGGTGGCTTCATCGACGGGATCGTGGTGCACCAGCTGCTGGGCTGGCACCACATGCTGTCCGGCTGGTACCCGGACGACCTGCACGTCAACATGATCGGCGACGGCCTGTTCCACCTGCTGTGCCTGCTGCTCGTGCTGACCGGCGTGGTGCTGCTCAACCGCTCCGGACCGCGGCCCGCCCGCGTGCTGTGGGGCGGCGTGCTGGCCGGGTGGGGCGTGTTCAACATCGTCGAGGGCGTCATCGACCACCTCGTGCTCGGCGTGCACCACGTCCGCCACGGACCGCACGAGACGGCCTACGACCTGGGCTTCCTCGTGCTGGGAGCGGCGCTGGTCGCGGCCGGCACGGCGATCGGCAAGGTCCGCCCGGCGAGCGGGGCCCGGCGATGA
- a CDS encoding SDR family NAD(P)-dependent oxidoreductase, translated as MVSVLVTGSSDGIGRETAATLVDRGHRVVLHARNDERAERALAAVPGADGVLVGDLASLASTRDLATAAGSFDVVVHNAGLGGGLPSRVVTGDGLELLFQVNVLAPYLLTALMPRPGRLVYLTSGLEAQGVADLADLQHERGPWDGMQAYSDSKLLDVVLAFAVARHWPDVPSNAVDPGWVKTKLGGPGATDELPSGAETQVWLATTDEPVTGRYFKWREDLRANPAAYDEAVQDGLLAACAELTGVTLG; from the coding sequence ATGGTGAGCGTGCTGGTGACGGGGTCGTCGGACGGTATCGGTCGGGAGACGGCGGCGACGCTCGTGGACCGCGGGCACCGCGTGGTGCTGCACGCGCGGAACGACGAGCGGGCCGAGCGTGCGCTGGCCGCCGTCCCCGGCGCCGACGGCGTCCTGGTCGGCGACCTCGCGTCGCTGGCCTCGACCCGCGACCTGGCGACGGCCGCCGGGTCCTTCGACGTGGTGGTCCACAACGCGGGACTCGGCGGCGGACTGCCGTCCAGGGTCGTCACCGGGGACGGCCTCGAACTGCTGTTCCAGGTCAACGTACTGGCGCCGTACCTGCTGACGGCCCTGATGCCCCGGCCGGGGCGGCTGGTGTACCTGACCTCGGGCCTGGAGGCCCAGGGCGTCGCCGACCTGGCGGACCTCCAGCACGAGCGCGGGCCGTGGGACGGCATGCAGGCGTACTCGGACTCGAAGCTGCTCGACGTGGTGCTCGCGTTCGCCGTCGCCCGGCACTGGCCGGACGTGCCGAGCAACGCGGTCGACCCCGGCTGGGTCAAGACCAAGCTGGGCGGCCCGGGCGCCACCGACGAACTGCCCTCGGGCGCGGAGACCCAGGTGTGGCTGGCGACCACCGACGAGCCGGTGACCGGCCGCTACTTCAAGTGGCGCGAGGATCTGCGCGCCAACCCGGCCGCCTACGACGAGGCGGTCCAGGACGGCCTGCTCGCGGCGTGCGCGGAGCTGACCGGCGTCACCCTGGGCTGA
- a CDS encoding RecQ family ATP-dependent DNA helicase, which produces MGERARLRETAAEVFGWSLRDEQLDAMTHVMAGRDVVVVLPTGAGKSAVYQVPGVLLDGLVVVVSPLIALQRDQVAALRDSGAPPAVLVNSGQSEVDNDAAWDAVSSGAARYLFVSPEQLAKNDVLERIGRPALFVVDEAHCVSAWGHDFRPDYLRLASAAERLGRPPVLALTATAGPAVREDVVENLGMRDPVVVTLGFDRPNLSLDVRMHQGDDEKRRAVRDWVVRETGPGLVYVATRKDATRYAEELRAKGVGAEPFHAGMKAADRDRVQDAFMNGRVDVVAATSAFGMGIDKPDVRFVAHASAPGSLDAYYQEIGRAGRDGDPARAVLFYRPQDLGLQRFLQSRHVDRDGVAGLAAFIGEHPGLRVTELARESGTSRRRIASWVNLLEGTGAVEVAKGRFRLVEDPARAADLAAEEAERLQRLDKSRIELLRAYAETRACRRQHLLGYFGEVLERACGNCDTCWSGDAGTGVSLNPEYPAQSRVHHAEWGEGTVVHSEADRITVLFGEVGYKTLSLEAVHAADLLGRHPG; this is translated from the coding sequence ATGGGTGAACGCGCGCGGTTGCGGGAGACCGCGGCCGAGGTGTTCGGCTGGTCGTTGCGCGACGAGCAGCTGGACGCGATGACGCACGTGATGGCCGGGCGCGACGTCGTGGTCGTGCTGCCCACCGGCGCCGGGAAGTCCGCGGTCTACCAGGTGCCCGGCGTGCTGCTCGACGGGCTGGTGGTCGTGGTGTCGCCGCTGATCGCGTTGCAGCGCGACCAGGTCGCGGCGCTGCGGGACAGCGGCGCGCCGCCCGCCGTGCTGGTCAACTCCGGGCAGTCCGAAGTGGACAACGATGCCGCGTGGGACGCCGTGTCCTCCGGCGCGGCGCGCTACCTGTTCGTCTCACCCGAGCAGCTGGCGAAGAACGACGTGCTGGAGCGGATCGGGCGGCCCGCGCTGTTCGTCGTGGACGAGGCGCACTGCGTGTCCGCGTGGGGCCACGACTTCCGGCCCGACTACCTGCGCCTGGCCTCCGCCGCCGAACGCCTCGGCCGGCCACCCGTGCTCGCCCTCACCGCCACCGCCGGCCCCGCCGTGCGCGAGGACGTCGTGGAGAACCTGGGCATGCGCGACCCGGTCGTGGTGACGCTCGGCTTCGACCGGCCGAACCTGTCGCTGGACGTGCGGATGCACCAGGGCGACGACGAGAAGCGGCGCGCCGTGCGCGACTGGGTCGTCCGGGAAACGGGACCGGGTCTGGTGTACGTCGCGACCCGCAAGGACGCCACGCGCTACGCGGAGGAGCTGCGCGCCAAGGGCGTCGGCGCGGAGCCGTTCCACGCGGGCATGAAGGCGGCCGACCGCGACCGCGTGCAGGACGCGTTCATGAACGGCCGGGTCGACGTGGTGGCGGCGACCTCGGCGTTCGGCATGGGCATCGACAAACCCGACGTGCGGTTCGTCGCGCACGCCTCCGCGCCCGGCTCGCTGGACGCCTACTACCAGGAGATCGGCCGGGCCGGCCGGGACGGGGACCCGGCGCGGGCCGTGCTGTTCTACCGGCCGCAGGACCTCGGGCTCCAGCGCTTCCTCCAGTCCCGGCACGTCGACCGCGACGGCGTCGCCGGGCTGGCCGCGTTCATCGGGGAGCACCCCGGTCTGCGCGTCACCGAGCTGGCCCGGGAGTCGGGGACGTCGCGCCGGCGGATCGCCTCCTGGGTGAACCTGCTGGAGGGCACCGGCGCGGTCGAGGTGGCGAAGGGCCGGTTCCGGCTCGTCGAGGACCCGGCGCGCGCGGCCGACCTGGCGGCGGAGGAGGCGGAGCGGCTCCAGCGGCTCGACAAGTCCCGCATCGAGCTGCTGCGGGCGTACGCCGAGACCAGGGCGTGCCGGCGGCAGCACCTGCTCGGGTACTTCGGCGAGGTGCTGGAGCGGGCGTGCGGCAACTGCGACACGTGCTGGAGCGGCGACGCCGGCACCGGCGTGTCCCTCAACCCCGAGTACCCGGCCCAGTCGCGGGTGCACCACGCCGAGTGGGGCGAGGGCACCGTGGTGCACAGCGAGGCCGACCGGATCACCGTGCTGTTCGGCGAGGTCGGGTACAAGACGCTGTCGCTGGAGGCGGTGCACGCGGCGGACCTCCTGGGCAGGCACCCGGGGTGA